The following is a genomic window from Episyrphus balteatus chromosome 1, idEpiBalt1.1, whole genome shotgun sequence.
tattattattattattattattattattattattattattattattattattattattattattattattattattattattattattattattattattattattattattattattattattattattattattattattattattattattattattattattattattattattattattattattattattattattattattattattattattattattattattattattattattattattattattattattattattattattattattattattattattattattattattattattattattattattattattattattattattattattattattattattattattattattattattattattattattattattattattattattattattattattattattattattattattattattattattattattattattattattattattattattattattattattattattattattattattattattattattattattattattattattattattattattattattattattattattattattattattattattattattattattattattattattattattattattattattattattattattattattattattattattattattattattattattattattattattattattattattattattattattattattattattattattattattattattattattattattattattattattattattattattattattattattattattattattattattattattattattattattattattattattattattattattattattattattattattattattattattattattattattattattattattattattattattattattattattattattattattattattattattattattattattattattattattattattattattattattattattattattattattattattattattattattattattattattattattattattattattattattattattattattattattattattattattattattattattattattattattattattattattattattattattattattattattattattattattattattattattattattattataataataaaattatttccggAGAGGCCGCTCTACTATCGGAGCAATACAAGAAGTAGTGCACGCAGTCCAAATTGCCCAACAAAGAAACCACTACTCGAAGGAGATCGTCTTGCTGGCAACGCTGGATGTTCGAAACGCCTTTAACTCGGCCAGGTGGAGCGATATTTTACATGCGCTCGAATGGAGATTCCACGTTCCTGCCTATCTGCTACGGATGGTGAAGAACTATCTCAGGGATCGAGAGCTGATCTACGAGACCGCAGAAGGCCAGCGAAGGAAGGAAGTCACATCTGGGGCAGCGCAGGGGTCAATCTTAGGACCAGACCTGTGGAACATCTCCTATGATGATATCCTTCGCATGGAGATGCCTGACGATGCCTTCCTGGTTGGCTATGCTGACGACATCGCCGCGGTGATTACGGCACGAAACACCGATAGCGCGCAAAGAAAGCTGAACCAGGTCATGCGACGGACAAATTCATGGATGGAAGAGCATGGACTCAGCCTAGCCACGGAAAAAAACAGAGATAGTTCTTCTGACGAGGAAGAGGATTCCTACACAAATCGACTTCCAAATCGGGGCCGAAGTGATAAGAAGCAGCGCGACAGTGAAGTACTTGGGATTGAGGCTCGACACAAAGCTAACCTACTGGCAACAAATAAAGGCAGCATCGGAAAGAGCATCAAAAACTACCACATCACTGAGCAGACTGATGGCGAACGTTGGGGGACCAACGGCCAGTAAGCGGAAGCTACTGATGGCGACAACGCATTCCATCCTTctgtatattattattattattattattgttattattattattattattattattattattattattattattattattattattattattattattattattattattattattattattattattataataataaaattatttccggAGAGGCCGCTCTACTATCGGAGCAATACAAGAAGTAGTGCACGCAGTCCAAATTGCCCAACAAAGAAACCACTACTCGAAGGAGATCGTCTTGCTGGCAACGCTGGATGTTCGAAACGCCTTTAACTCGGCCAGGTGGAGCGATATTTTACATGCGCTCGAATGGAGATTCCACGTTCCTGCCTATCTGCTACGGATGGTGAAGAACTATCTCAGGGATCGAGAGCTGATCTACGAGACCGCAGAAGGCCAGCGAAGGAAGGAAGTCACATCTGGGGCAGCGCAGGGGTCAATCTTAGGACCAGACCTGTGGAACATCTCCTATGATGATATCCTTCGCATGGAGATGCCTGACGATGCCTTCCTGGTTGGCTATGCTGACGACATCGCCGCGGTGATTACGGCACGAAACACCGATAGCGCGCAAAGAAAGCTGAACCAGGTCATGCGACGGACAAATTCATGGATGGAAGAGCATGGACTCAGCCTAGCCACGGAAAAAACAGAGATAGTTCTTCTGACGAGGAAGAGGATTCCTACACAAATCGACTTCCAAATCGGGGCCGAAGTGATAAGAAGCAGCGCGACAGTGAAGTACTTGGGATTGAGGCTCGACACAAAGCTAACCTACTGGCAACAAATAAAGGCAGCATCGGAAAGAGCATCAAAAACTACCACATCACTGAGCAGACTGATGGCGAACGTTGGGGGACCAACGGCCAGTAAGCGGAAGCTACTGATGGCGACAACGCATTCCATCCTTCTGTATGGCAGCGAAATATGGGCGGACGCACTTAAGCAAGAGAAGTACCGAAAGCAGATGGCAGCAGTACAAAGATGCGGAGCTCTACGCGTGGCAAGCTCTTATCGAACGGTGTCGGAACCAGCTGTCCTTGTAATCGCTGGAGTGACCCCTATCGATCTCCTAGCGACAGAAAGGAAGTATGTCTACGACAAAAAGGCGGAAATGGGGTTGGAAGCGGCAGCAGAAGAGGCTAAGCAGCTGACCATACAGAAGTGGCAAGAACGTTGGTGCGCAGAAAGCAGAGGACGATGGACGGCGAGGCTGATTAGAAATGTGGCTGAGTGGAAAGACCGGAAACACGGTGAAGTTAATTATTACGTCACCCAATTACTCACCGGACACGGTTACTTCAACGCATTTCTCCACAAGATCGGCAAAACGAGTAGTCCAGCATGCCAGTACGGGGACTCCCAAGAAGACGATGCACAACATACCTTCTTCGTCTGCAGCAGATGGGCAGCACAAAGAGAAGAACTGGAGACAAACATTGGCACCATCACTCCAGAGAACATAGTCGAGAAGATGCTTACTAGCCAACACAACTGGAACGCGATCAGTGCATACACAAATCAGCTCCTCAGAaataagaaaagagaagaagaacAGTTCCGCGTTCCTAACCTTTCCTAACCTATTAACCAACTAACCTAACCAAATTTAACCAAACCACTTTCAACTAACGTAACCTAACTTCACCTAATCAAAGACTAATATTAAACTAACGAAACCCAACTAATTCCACCTAATCCTTACTTAACCTCCCTAACGTAACCTCCCTAACCATACCCTTCCTAACCTAGGAACGAAGAAAGCAGAGGAAGAAAAGATCTCGCCACAAGACGTGAGCCCAGAATGGGCCGTACAACAGCACCCCCTCTTGAAGAAGTGCAATCCCGTGGTCCCGAGGGGGGGTTCTTCGTGACACTTTTGGAGGTTTAGTCGGTATGCCATTATaaggttttaacattttttccttGGTGGTGAGTCCGACACACGGGGAGGTATGGATACCTCCTTATGGTGCGTAACGCATTCCTCCacaagtaaagtaaaaaaaaaaaaaaaaaaaaaaaaaaaaaaaaaaacaaaaattattattattattattattattattattattattattattattattattattattattattattattattattattattattattattattattattattattattattattattattattattattattattattattattattattattattattattattattattattattattattattattattattattattattattattattattattattattattattattattattattattattattattattattattattattattattattattattattattattattattattattattattattattattattattattattattattattattattattattattattattattattattattattattattattattattattattattattattattattattattattattattattattattattattattattattattattattattattattactattttttatcGACTTTCGTTAGTATTCTCAGCTCCTATGGAGCTGGAAAAGTACCTGTCCCGGGCTATGCCAAGGGATCAGGCTCTGTTGGAGCATAGACCATGTTCTAGCCCGTTAGTTGGAGTTGGTCTGAAGGAATCTTCGCACGATGTTGCAAGTGTTAAGTATCACagatttttgcattgtttgtaAAGCACTTTCAAGACTGTGCTGTTTCAGGTTTTCAAGGAGACTCTTTGGAATCAATCCAGTTGCTGAGATAATTATTGGTGTTATTGATACTCTCTCAACTTGGTACATCATCCTCATCTCATCAGCAAGTTCCGTGTATTTTCCCACTTTTGTGCTGTATGTTGTTAGCATGTTGTTATTTAGTGGTATGGCTATATCAAATAGGTTGATCACATTTGCAGTCTTATCGAATAGTACTATATCAGGTTTGTTTGCTCTAATAGTGCGATCAGTTATGATCGATCTATCCCAATACAGTTTAGCGGTGTTGTTTTCCAGAACAGATAGTGGTTCATATTTATAATAAGNNNNNNNNNNNNNNNNNNNNNNNNNNNNNNNNNNNNNNNNNNNNNNNNNNNNNNNNNNNNNNNNNNNNNNNNNNNNNNNNNNNNNNNNNNNNNNNNNNNNNNNNNNNNNNNNNNNNNNNNNNNNNNNNNNNNNNNNNNNNNNNNNNNNNNNNNNNNNNNNNNNNNNNNNNNNNNNNNNNNNNNNNNNNNNNNNNNNNNNNGTGCCAGGTACATGGTTTATGGATGATGTTCTTTCCAATTCCACACAGAGGCAGCACTTAGGCTGGTTTTTGCAGTCCTTCTTTTTATGACCCTTTTCCCCGCATTGGATGCATAGTCCTTGCCCCTTTCTGTCCGGATTTGGACAGGACGACTGTTTGTGTCCATATCCGAAACATTTGAAGCAGCGTGGGACTTCGGTTCTCTGTCTGATTCGGCAGTGTGTCCAGCCAATTTTAACTGTGCTGGCCTTCAGCATTTCTTCGGCGGCTTGAGCATTCACCCTGATAATGGCCATCTTCAGAGATCTGTTGTTTTTACTAGTGATCCCTATTTCCAGCTCTGTTATGGAGTCTGTACATTTTTTGCGGATTGCTTCCTGGACCTCTTCTACCGTGGTTAGTTCGTCAAGGTCCTTAATCTCGAGTGAAATCATATGTTGGAGGTTTTTGACGACGGCTTTTTCTCCCAGAATTTCCTTTAGGCAGTTTCCAAAGGCtgtcttgttttttgttttcgccCCGAGCTCTACCAAGACCTCTCCCTTTTTGGTTTCGCGAATCTTTTTGACAACTGTTTCTGTCGCGTCTGGATTGGCCTTGTTCCGAATTTCTCTCAAGATGCCGGAGTAGGTTTCCTCTCCCATCGGCTTGATAAGAATAGCTCCCGGGTTCTTCTGTTTTCCACTTGCTTTGGTAGTTGGGTTACCTTTATTCTTGTTcgtcaataataataataatatttttttttttttttttttttttttttttttttttttttttttttttactttacttgtGGAGGAATGCGTTACGCACCATAAGGAGGTATCCATACCTCCCCGTGTGTCGGACTCACCACCaaggaaaaaatgttaaaaccttATAATGGCATACCGACTAAACCTCCAAAAGTGTCACGAAGAACCCCCCCTCGGGACCACGGGATTGCACTTCTTCAAGAGGGGGTGCTGTTGTAGCGCCCATTCTGGGCTCACGTCTTGTAGCGGGATCTTTTCTTCATCTGCTTTCTTCGTTCCTAGGTTAGGgagggttaggttaggtaggaAATCTTAGGATTAGGTTAGGTTTAGGTTAGATTAGTTGGGTTTCGTTAGTTTAAATTAGTCTTTATTAGGTGAAGTTAGGTGACGTTAGTAGAAGTTGGTTTGGTTAGATTTAATTAGGTTAGTTGGTTAATAGGTTAGGAAAGATTAGGAACGCGGAACTGTTCTTCTTCCATCTTCTTGATTCTGAGGACCTGGTTGGTGTATTTACAGGTCTCATTCCAATTATGTTGGCTAGTTAGCATCTTCTCGACTATATTTTCTGGAGTGATGGTGCCAATGCTTCTCTCCAGTTCTTCTCTTTGTGCTGCCCATCTGCTGCAGGCGAAGAAGGTATGTTGTGCATCGTCTTCTTGGGAGTCCCCGTACTGGCATGCTGGACTACTTGATTTGCCGATCTTGTGGAGAAATGCGTTGAAGTAACCGTGTCCGGTGAGTAACTGGGTGACGTAATAATTAACCTCACCGTGTTTCCGGTCTTTCCACTAAGCCACATTTCTGATCAGCCTCGCTGTCCATCGTCCTCTGCTTTCTGCACACCAACGCTCTTGCCACTTCTGTATGGTCAGCTGCTTCGCCTCTTCTGCTGCCGCTTCCACTCCCATTTCCGCCTTCTTGTCGTAGACGTACTTCCTTTCTGTCGCTAGGAGATCGATAGGGGTCACTCCAGCGATTACAAGGACAGCTGGTTCCGACACCGTTCGATAAGAGCTTGCCACGCGTAGAGCTCCGCATCTTTGTACTGCTGCCATCTGCTTTCGGTACTTCTCTTGCTTAAGTGCGTCCGCCCATATTTCGCTGCCATACAGAAGGATGGAATGTGTTGTCGCCATCAGTAGCTTCCGCTTACTGGCCGTTGGTCCCCCCACGTTCGCCATCAGTCTGCTCAGTGATGTGGTAGTTTTTGATGCTCTTTCCGTTGCTGCCTTTATTTGTTGCCAGTAGGTTAGCTTTGTGTCGAGCCTCAGTCCCAAGTACTTCACTGCCGCGCTGCTTCTTATTACTTCGTCCCCAATTTGGAAGTCCATTTGTGTAGGAATCCTCTTCTTCGTCAGAAGAACTATCTCTGTTTTTTCCGTGGCTAGGCTGATTCCATGCTCTTCCATCCATGAATTTGTCCGTCGCATGACCTGGTTCAGCTTTCTTTGCGCGCTATCGGTGTTTCGCTATCGTAATCACCGCGGCGATGTCGTCAGCATAGCCAACCAGGAAGGCATCGTCAGGCATCTCCATGCGAAGGATATCATCATAGGAGATGTTCCACAGGTCTGGTCCTAAGATTGACCCCTGCGCTGCCCCAGATGTGACTTCCTTCCTTCGCTGGCCTTCTGCGGTCTCGTAGATCAGCTCTCGATCCCTGAGATAGTTCTTCACCATCCGTAGCAGATAAGCAGGAACGTGGAATCTCCATTCGAGCGCATGTAAAATATCGCTCCACCTGGCCGAGTTAAAGGCGTTTCGAACATCCAGCGTTGCCAGCAAGACGATCTCCTTCGAGTAGTGGTTTCTTTGTTGGGCAATTTGGACTGCGTGCACTACTTCTTGTATTGCTCCGATAGTAGAGCGGCCTCTCCGGAAACCGTACTGTCTCTCTGATAGATCGCCCGACGCTTGTACTGCTGCTGAGAGCCGCGGTTTCAAAAGCTTTTCAAAGAGTTTCCCCGCAGTGTCTAGCATGCACAGAGGTCTGTATGCCGATGGGGAATCCGGGTCTCCTTTGCCTTTGCTGATGAGCACGAGTCGTTGTTTCTTCCAGCTCTTAGGGAAGACGCCTTCTATTAGGAAGCTGTTAAACATGTTCAcatgtaataataataataataataataataataataataataataataataataataataataataataataataataataataataataataataataataataataataataataataataataataataataataataataataataataataataataataataataataataataataataataataataataataataataataataataataataataataataataataataataataataataataataataataataataataataataataataataataataataataataataataataataataataataataataataataataataataataataataataataataataataataataataataataataataataataataataataataataataataataataataataataataataataataataataataataataataataataataataataataataataataataataataataataataataataataataataataataataataataataataataataataataataataataataataataataataataataataataataataataataataataataataataataataataataataataataataataataataataataataataataataataataataataataataataataataataataataataataataataataataataataataataataataataataataataataataataataataataataataataataataataataataataataataataataataataataataataataataataataataataataataataataataataataataataataataataataataataataataataataataataataataataataataataataataataataataataataataataataataataataataataataataataataataataataataataaccgcCTAAGGGATAGGCCTTGAAGTGGCTAGGTGGCTTAAgcgttttatttttgcaaaacttttatCTGGTTGATACGGGGCCACCCGCGTCAATCAGACAGAAGTGTAGAAATAAAATGTGACTAACTATCCCAACCCATAAATTAAAATGGAGACTCACAACGAAAGAACCTTAGACAGATTGCCGCTGCCCGAAGTCGTCGGGGCACCACCTGGAGCCAACGCTGGGGGTGACAGCATGCGAACCGTTGGTGATCAGATTTCAGTGAGAAATCTGATCGGGTTACCCGAAGAAGCAACTCACAACAACAATAGCCCATCAATGCAAATTACAGAACACCAACCGCCTGTTTTACGTGCTTTGTCGAGGAATACCACGACAACCACACAAACAGGTCTACCAAGGCAACGTATTAAATGGACACCTGAAATGAATAAAAGTGTTATACGTTGCTACTTCATAGCTACTAAAATAGAAACCGAAATGCATGTATATAGACCACAAATGAGATCCCTGTTTTTGCAACAGTTCCCAGACCTGTCAAGGATCACAGAGCAAAATCTTGCCGATAGAAAGAGGGCTATTATGACTAAACAACTCCTCACAATGCCAGAAATTCAAGAAGTGAAACAACAAGCTGAACACCACTTAACTGCTCACATACAAACAGAGCACACTGAGCAACACGAAGATTTACCCGCAGCAAGCATACATGAATCTGAGGCGGATGAAGCAGCGGAAAACAACACACACAGCCCATCTGTAGTGGGGGAACCAACATCTAACACCAATGAAGATAGGGAAAATGTTCCTAATCCTAATACTGATGTTGTGAGTGCGCTCCGCGAAAATTTCAGAGCAGCACTTACAATATACGAAAATAGTGACCCCCTGCTGAGAGATGGAATTCCGAGactttacaacaacaacaaagtcaATGAGCTCGCTGAAATGGTAAACATCCACATTCTGCCTAACTACCTTCCAACAGCAACGAATATTGAGCAGCTTCATTGCCTCATATACATCTCTGCAGTCGCTGTTGTTAGAACAATGGGGAAACGAATGTTGACAGGAGGAAGATCCCCATCCCAGAATTCTGCTGATACAACACCTCGATGGGAACGCCGGCTTACCCACAAAATAAACAAGATCAGGCAAGAGCTAGGCAGAATTACAGCTTATGCTAGTGGAGTAAGATCAAAGCAAGTCATCAGGCGTATTAAACATATAATATCACCAACCCCAATAAGAAACTTAACATCAGACCTAGTAACGGACATCAAGGATAGAAAAACGCAGCAACTTGCATCATATGCAAAAAGACTCGCGAGATTTAAGAAATGCCGAGCTCGGAAacttcaaaatcaattttttagaagaaaCCAAAGACAGTTCTACCGTCAAATGGAAGATCCGCAAGCGATCAATAACTCTACTCTTCCACCCATGGAGCAAGTTGTAGAATTCTGGAAAGATGTTTGGAGCAAACCAAAAAGTATCAACTTAGAAACAGCATGGATAGCTGAAGAAGATGAAGATAGTTGTAACTTTAGCGAGATGCTAAGTACCAACATTACTCCGGATGAAGTAAGAGAAGCAATAAGAGAAACTAGCAATTGGAAGTCAGCCGGCCCCGATAAAGTACAAAACATATGGCTCAAGAAGCTGACAACGTCTCATATTTACATTGCCAAATTTTTTACTGACCTGCTGGTAGAACCTGA
Proteins encoded in this region:
- the LOC129920981 gene encoding GATA zinc finger domain-containing protein 15-like, producing NNNNNNNNNNNNNNNNNNNNNNNNNNNNNNNNNNNNNNNNNNNNNNNNNNNNNNNNNNNNNNNNNNNNNNNNNNNNNNNNNNNNNNNNN